One Eubalaena glacialis isolate mEubGla1 chromosome 11, mEubGla1.1.hap2.+ XY, whole genome shotgun sequence DNA segment encodes these proteins:
- the LOC133101694 gene encoding large ribosomal subunit protein eL34-like: MLSLPTIQKQAAGQAYEQQFANPCYCKSRTFKRQVASYLTFELTSAFFFLFQGRYLEAFRVVRHLTNRCRLSYNTASNKTRLPQTPGNTTVYLQTKKVGKAPKSTCGVYPGRLLGVCAVRPKVLMRLSKMKKHVSRAYCGSMCTKCVHGRIKRIFLIEEQKIVLKVLKAETQSQKTKLLK, encoded by the exons ATGCTTAGCTTGCCGACCattcaaaaacaggcagcaggccaggCCTATGAGCagcagtttgccaacccctgtt ACTGTAAATCCAG GACATTCAAGAGACAAGTAGCATCATATCTGACTTTTGAACTCACGagtgctttctttttcctcttccaggGACGGTATCTAGAGGCATTCAGAGTGGTCCGGCATTTGACAAACCGTTGTAGACTATCCTACAATACAGCCTCTAACAAAACTAGGCTGCCCCAAACTCCTGGAAATACAACTGTTTACCTTCAAACCAAGAAGGTTGGGAAAGCACCAAAATCCACATGTGGCGTGTACCCAGGCCGACTTCTAGGAGTTTGTGCTGTGAGACCTAAAGTTCTTATGAGGTtgtctaaaatgaaaaaacatgtcAGCAGGGCCTATTGTGGTTCCATGTGTACTAAATGTGTCCATGGCAGGATCAAGCGTATTTTTCTTATTGAGGAGCAGAAAATCGTTCTGAAAGTGTTAAAGGCAGAAACACAGAGTCAGAaaactaaacttttaaaatga